Proteins from a genomic interval of Euwallacea fornicatus isolate EFF26 chromosome 37, ASM4011564v1, whole genome shotgun sequence:
- the LOC136349338 gene encoding inositol polyphosphate-4-phosphatase type I A isoform X1 — MRFNKQELVTLALQPSMKFEKEGILYIRERQEGFFRKSERGKKGKLEKREKRLRNLSCVGGSTKVNLERWCRLRGNLLFYFKTKDPWSEPLGVVVLEQCQVRMDPPTAAAPLTNDGHHPFYLVFDGGLCQALASTTEYERTSWMEAIRSASYEGVRAELNALRQCIERRRHQKPIVDLQTWRLQQNQTLDISEVPMYEMAMACDNLLCDGHGRPPNPTLVVDVYMAGQKTWVQYGRTEIIEKSSNPQFLSTISFRASDGMSRDSRLRFTVFDVQERVSHTAIPLGSACVLLSAIQDPTRLRIPLTSRQGSTAGFLTICAWALEAEDKSTSNEHTPARLPGVNPTRHQIWCHRRSQSLPPRLGVKMRLPSQADLKLLFSSPHLQTYRFHSGLGGDISMHEYMAESKLCFSFPYQMLDVWIHQEKELLQEVAGMGELREPWHSRQVELLDRHLHLLRLYSQARENLMAHKGPYFKKSSRKTDRSLEFVPINLHLQRMWVHNDTLNKSGVYDLTTVGAFTAHSHRSKNGGLIRLVQQLKESPIKANSNYQIATKISMANDAIQAIKQLRKEVVEAMKTLMRLAKDKQTEGMLPICEDMINKTRILLSLWDPGLVEEALGFIEEHKLVQADDSGVSEDLSLESGRPSLVLSPFKRITQQLTSMDLKSPELEDFATPCVHKTMEELWRVPGKTENSLLNTSDGLRSLCSEMKTPDESNFVIFPDVEDLESSVDSGQPESLTANGVGTEGDGTKLFLDTNAMCNSPSANYYKPTDEPEPWDITQLNIEASVMCLVSKVKFLCGRCGSPAVRLKQQQPLKRHTVRNGTNKFTDGLDLAKISDWAAELRPSMRKLRQAMDGLLKTARLTHSVFRVQEDPKSAQRVCNVRYRRDVCFSQALTSLVSGLMTRLWCHKPDPAYVTTLSQLGPLAHFEGLLSYYGNEIDMWGDMSVAIEDLRTVLFMLVRSPSPATEPVPTPKVSGTRNSLTVTLPVPDTLHSLLPARQSCSFHVTPVFFNVGINEMASIAENIGATKPQERSNIDNFDRLYEYFLRYRKINPLRQSENSANVRPLVQLMNELRIEVHSGKAKNVEVLRLSAQICRYMKGVRFTSCKSAKDRTGMSVTLEQCRILSEEYHLAEHEFQKALDCMRSEGCRRENTMKNIGSRKYAFNSMQLLAFPKQYKPPPGTFGSAQS, encoded by the exons ATGCGATTCAACAAGCAAGAACTCGTAACTTTGGCCTTACAGCCCTCAATGAAATTCGAGAAAGAGGGTATTTTGTACATACGAGAAAGACAGGAGGGATTCTTTCGCAAATCGGAAA GAGGCAAGAAGGGCAAATTGGAAAAACGCGAAAAACGTCTTCGAAACTTGAGTTGCGTGGGGGGAAGTactaaag TTAATTTGGAGCGATGGTGCCGCTTACGCGGGAATTTGCTCTTCTATTTCAAAACCAAAGACCCCTGGTCAGAGCCCTTAGGGGTGGTAGTCCTGGAGCAGTGCCAGGTGCGTATGGACCCCCCAACGGCTGCGGCTCCCCTTACCAATGACGGTCATCATCCCTTTTACTTGG TGTTTGACGGGGGCCTTTGCCAAGCTTTGGCTTCCACAACGGAATATGAGCGTACCAGTTGGATGGAGGCGATCAGGAGCGCCAGTTATGAGGGAGTGAGAGCCGAATTGAACGCGTTACGACAGTGCATTGAACGGCGGCGTCATCAAAAACCCATCGTGGATTTGCAGACCTGGAGGCTGCAGCAGAATCAGACTTTAG ACATTTCAGAAGTGCCAATGTACGAAATGGCAATGGCCTGTGATAATTTGCTCTGTGATGGGCACGGGAGACCTCCAAATCCCACCCTTGTGGTGGATGTTTACATGGCCGGTCAGAAGACTTGGGTGCAATATGGGCGAACTGAGATtattgag AAGAGCAGTAACCCTCAGTTTCTGAGCACAATCAGCTTCAGAGCCTCAGATGGAATGTCCAGAGATTCCCGACTGAGGTTCACAGTTTTCGACGTCCAAGAACGGGTATCTCACACAGCAATTCCCCTGGGTTCCGCCTGTGTACTTTTAAGTGCCATACAAGACCCGACTCGACTGAGGATACCCTTGACCTCCCGGCAAGGCTCCACTGCTGGGTTTTTGACCATCTGTGCATGGGCTTTAGAAGCCGAAGACAAGAGCACCTCCAACGAGCACACCCCCGCAAGGTTGCCGGGGGTTAATCCCACCAGGCATCAA atctGGTGTCACCGAAGGTCCCAGTCCTTGCCCCCCCGACTGGGGGTGAAAATGCGCCTGCCAAGTCAAGCAGACCTAAAGCTCCTCTTCTCCTCGCCCCACCTGCAGACCTACCGCTTTCACTCGGGGCTGGGGGGCGACATTTCCATGCACGAATACATGGCTGAAAGCAAGCTCTGCTTCAGTTTCCCCTACCAGATGCT GGACGTGTGGATTCATCAGGAGAAGGAGCTGCTGCAGGAGGTGGCGGGAATGGGGGAGCTCCGCGAGCCCTGGCACTCCAGACAAGTAGAACTTCTGGACAGGCATTTGCACCTGCTCAGGCTGTACTCTCAA GCCCGCGAGAATTTGATGGCGCACAAAGGCCCCTACTTCAAGAAAAGCTCTCGCAAGACGGATCGCAGCCTCGAATTTGTCCCGATAAACCTCCACCTGCAACGCATGTGGGTACATAACGACACCTTAAACAAATCTGGGGTTTACGATTTGACTACTGTGGGGGCGTTCACCGCGCACAGCCACCGTTCCAAGAACGGGGGCCTCATCAGGCTGGTTCAGCAGCTAAAAGAGTCCCCCATTAAAGCCAACTCCAACTATCAGATAGCTACTAAAATCTCGATGGCCAATGACGCCATTCAGGCCATTAAGCAGCTACGCAAAGAGGTGGTCGAGGCCATGAAGACCCTGATGCGCCTTGCCAAAGATAAGCAAACTGAGGGCATGCTACCTATCTGCGAAGATATGATTAATAAAACTCGGATTTTGTTGAGCCTGTGGGATCCGGGTTTGGTGGAAGAGGCCTTGGGGTTCATCGAGGAGCACAAGTTGGTCCAAGCGGATGATTCGGGAGTTAGTGAAGATTTGAGCTTGGAGAGTGGGAGACCTAGTTTGGTGCTTTCCCCGTTCAAGCGAATAACTCAGCAGCTCACTTCGATGGACTTGAAAAGCCCGGAATTGGAGGATTTTGCCACGCCCTGCGTACACAAGACCATGGAAGAGCTTTGGAGGGTCCCCGGCAAAACAGAGAACAGTTTGCTTAACACTAGTGACGGGTTGCGCAGTCTTTGCTCCGAGATGAAGACTCCGGATGAGAGCAACTTTGTCATTTTCCCTGACGTGGAGGATTTAGAGTCCTCGGTGGACAGCGGGCAGCCGGAAAGTCTAACTGCTAATGGAGTTGGCACTGAGGGTGACGGAACTAAGTTATTTCTGGACACTAACGCTATGTGTAATTCGCCTTCGGCGAACTACTACAAGCCGACAGATGAACCGGAGCCTTGGGATATCACTCAGCTGAACATCGAGGCCAGCGTGATGTGTCTGGTGAGCAAAG TGAAGTTCCTATGTGGGCGCTGCGGCAGCCCTGCGGTCCGCCTAAAACAGCAGCAACCGTTGAAACGTCATACGGTTCGTAACGGTACCAACAAGTTCACAGATGGCCTGGACTTGGCCAAAATCAGCGACTGGGCCGCAGAGCTTCGCCCCAGCATGCGAAAGCTCCGCCAAGCGATGGACGGACTTCTGAAAACCGCCAGACTGACACACTCAGTGTTTCGTGTACAGGAAGACCCGAAATCTGCACAGCGCGTGTGCAACGTCCGTTACAGGCGCGACGTCTGTTTTTCCCAAGCACTGACCTCGTTGGTGAGCGGTCTTATGACGCGCCTGTGGTGTCACAAACCGGACCCGGCCTACGTCACCACTTTAAGTCAACTGGGGCCTTTGGCCCATTTTGAGGGCCTGCTCAGTTACTACGGCAATGAAATTGACATGTGGGGAGACATGTCCGTGGCCATCGAGGACTTGCGCACAGTACTTTTTATGCTGGTGCGCAGCCCTAGCCCGGCGACAGAACCGGTGCCCACCCCCAAAGTTTCGGGCACTCGAAACAGCCTCACGGTGACTCTTCCGGTTCCCGATACACTTCACAGCCTTCTCCCCGCGAGACAGTCTTGCAGCTTCCACGTGACCCCGGTGTTTTTCAATGTTGGCATCAACGAAATGGCCTCCATAGCCGAGAACATTGGAGCGACAAAGCCACAAGAGCGGTCCAACATCGACAATTTCGATAGGCTCTACGAGTACTTCCTCAGGTATCGAAAGATCAATCCCTTAAGGCAGAGCGAAAACTCGGCGAACGTACGACCGCTGGTGCAGCTGATGAACGAGTTGCGCATCGAAGTCCATAGCGGCAAAGCCAAAAACGTGGAAGTCCTTCGTTTATCGGCCCAAATTTGCCGATACATGAAAG GAGTTAGATTTACCAGTTGTAAAAGTGCCAAAGACAGGACTGGAATGTCGGTCACCTTGGAGCAATGCAGGATTTTATCTGAGGAATACCACTTGGCCGAGCACGAGTTTCAGAAGGCGCTGGACTGCATGAGAAG TGAGGGCTGCAGAAGGGAGAACACTATGAAAAACATCGGATCGCGCAAGTACGCGTTCAATTCCATGCAACTCCTCGCCTTCCCCAAGCAGTATAAACCGCCCCCCGGTACTTTCGGCTCGGCGCAAAGCTAG
- the ppl gene encoding glycine cleavage system H protein, mitochondrial, with protein sequence MAIVPRVLCQRLIRSTQQVLNRKSGNRPFHTSLKLNAERLFTEKHEWVLVNGKIGTVGISDYAQEALGDVVFAQLPDIGTEVKQKDECGALESVKAASEIYSPLSGKVVEKNKQVEETPSLINSSCYDKGWLFKLELTNEAELQELLKESKYKEYLKTQESH encoded by the exons ATGGCCATTGTTCCTCGTGTACTGTGTCAGAGGCTGATACGAAGCACCCAACAGGTGTTGAACCGCAAATCTGGAAATCGCCCTTTTCACACCTCCCTGAAACTGAACGCAG AAAGACTTTTCACTGAGAAACACGAGTGGGTGCTTGTGAATGGCAAAATTGGCACTGTAGGGATTTCAGATTATGCTCAG GAGGCATTGGGAGATGTTGTGTTTGCTCAATTGCCTGACATTGGCACTGAGGTCAAGCAGAAAG ATGAATGTGGAGCCCTAGAAAGTGTAAAAGCTGCCAGTGAAATTTATAGTCCTTTAAGTGGGAAGGTAGTTGAAAAGAATAAGCAAGTTGAGGAGACCCCTTCACTTATTAACTCATCTTGCTATGACAAAG GTTGGTTGTTCAAGCTGGAGCTTACGAATGAGGCTGAATTGCAGGAACTCCTGAAGGAGTCAAAATATAAGGAGTACCTGAAAACTCAAGAAAGTCACTGA
- the LOC136349338 gene encoding inositol polyphosphate-4-phosphatase type I A isoform X2: MRFNKQELVTLALQPSMKFEKEGILYIRERQEGFFRKSEINLERWCRLRGNLLFYFKTKDPWSEPLGVVVLEQCQVRMDPPTAAAPLTNDGHHPFYLVFDGGLCQALASTTEYERTSWMEAIRSASYEGVRAELNALRQCIERRRHQKPIVDLQTWRLQQNQTLDISEVPMYEMAMACDNLLCDGHGRPPNPTLVVDVYMAGQKTWVQYGRTEIIEKSSNPQFLSTISFRASDGMSRDSRLRFTVFDVQERVSHTAIPLGSACVLLSAIQDPTRLRIPLTSRQGSTAGFLTICAWALEAEDKSTSNEHTPARLPGVNPTRHQIWCHRRSQSLPPRLGVKMRLPSQADLKLLFSSPHLQTYRFHSGLGGDISMHEYMAESKLCFSFPYQMLDVWIHQEKELLQEVAGMGELREPWHSRQVELLDRHLHLLRLYSQARENLMAHKGPYFKKSSRKTDRSLEFVPINLHLQRMWVHNDTLNKSGVYDLTTVGAFTAHSHRSKNGGLIRLVQQLKESPIKANSNYQIATKISMANDAIQAIKQLRKEVVEAMKTLMRLAKDKQTEGMLPICEDMINKTRILLSLWDPGLVEEALGFIEEHKLVQADDSGVSEDLSLESGRPSLVLSPFKRITQQLTSMDLKSPELEDFATPCVHKTMEELWRVPGKTENSLLNTSDGLRSLCSEMKTPDESNFVIFPDVEDLESSVDSGQPESLTANGVGTEGDGTKLFLDTNAMCNSPSANYYKPTDEPEPWDITQLNIEASVMCLVSKVKFLCGRCGSPAVRLKQQQPLKRHTVRNGTNKFTDGLDLAKISDWAAELRPSMRKLRQAMDGLLKTARLTHSVFRVQEDPKSAQRVCNVRYRRDVCFSQALTSLVSGLMTRLWCHKPDPAYVTTLSQLGPLAHFEGLLSYYGNEIDMWGDMSVAIEDLRTVLFMLVRSPSPATEPVPTPKVSGTRNSLTVTLPVPDTLHSLLPARQSCSFHVTPVFFNVGINEMASIAENIGATKPQERSNIDNFDRLYEYFLRYRKINPLRQSENSANVRPLVQLMNELRIEVHSGKAKNVEVLRLSAQICRYMKGVRFTSCKSAKDRTGMSVTLEQCRILSEEYHLAEHEFQKALDCMRSEGCRRENTMKNIGSRKYAFNSMQLLAFPKQYKPPPGTFGSAQS, encoded by the exons ATGCGATTCAACAAGCAAGAACTCGTAACTTTGGCCTTACAGCCCTCAATGAAATTCGAGAAAGAGGGTATTTTGTACATACGAGAAAGACAGGAGGGATTCTTTCGCAAATCGGAAA TTAATTTGGAGCGATGGTGCCGCTTACGCGGGAATTTGCTCTTCTATTTCAAAACCAAAGACCCCTGGTCAGAGCCCTTAGGGGTGGTAGTCCTGGAGCAGTGCCAGGTGCGTATGGACCCCCCAACGGCTGCGGCTCCCCTTACCAATGACGGTCATCATCCCTTTTACTTGG TGTTTGACGGGGGCCTTTGCCAAGCTTTGGCTTCCACAACGGAATATGAGCGTACCAGTTGGATGGAGGCGATCAGGAGCGCCAGTTATGAGGGAGTGAGAGCCGAATTGAACGCGTTACGACAGTGCATTGAACGGCGGCGTCATCAAAAACCCATCGTGGATTTGCAGACCTGGAGGCTGCAGCAGAATCAGACTTTAG ACATTTCAGAAGTGCCAATGTACGAAATGGCAATGGCCTGTGATAATTTGCTCTGTGATGGGCACGGGAGACCTCCAAATCCCACCCTTGTGGTGGATGTTTACATGGCCGGTCAGAAGACTTGGGTGCAATATGGGCGAACTGAGATtattgag AAGAGCAGTAACCCTCAGTTTCTGAGCACAATCAGCTTCAGAGCCTCAGATGGAATGTCCAGAGATTCCCGACTGAGGTTCACAGTTTTCGACGTCCAAGAACGGGTATCTCACACAGCAATTCCCCTGGGTTCCGCCTGTGTACTTTTAAGTGCCATACAAGACCCGACTCGACTGAGGATACCCTTGACCTCCCGGCAAGGCTCCACTGCTGGGTTTTTGACCATCTGTGCATGGGCTTTAGAAGCCGAAGACAAGAGCACCTCCAACGAGCACACCCCCGCAAGGTTGCCGGGGGTTAATCCCACCAGGCATCAA atctGGTGTCACCGAAGGTCCCAGTCCTTGCCCCCCCGACTGGGGGTGAAAATGCGCCTGCCAAGTCAAGCAGACCTAAAGCTCCTCTTCTCCTCGCCCCACCTGCAGACCTACCGCTTTCACTCGGGGCTGGGGGGCGACATTTCCATGCACGAATACATGGCTGAAAGCAAGCTCTGCTTCAGTTTCCCCTACCAGATGCT GGACGTGTGGATTCATCAGGAGAAGGAGCTGCTGCAGGAGGTGGCGGGAATGGGGGAGCTCCGCGAGCCCTGGCACTCCAGACAAGTAGAACTTCTGGACAGGCATTTGCACCTGCTCAGGCTGTACTCTCAA GCCCGCGAGAATTTGATGGCGCACAAAGGCCCCTACTTCAAGAAAAGCTCTCGCAAGACGGATCGCAGCCTCGAATTTGTCCCGATAAACCTCCACCTGCAACGCATGTGGGTACATAACGACACCTTAAACAAATCTGGGGTTTACGATTTGACTACTGTGGGGGCGTTCACCGCGCACAGCCACCGTTCCAAGAACGGGGGCCTCATCAGGCTGGTTCAGCAGCTAAAAGAGTCCCCCATTAAAGCCAACTCCAACTATCAGATAGCTACTAAAATCTCGATGGCCAATGACGCCATTCAGGCCATTAAGCAGCTACGCAAAGAGGTGGTCGAGGCCATGAAGACCCTGATGCGCCTTGCCAAAGATAAGCAAACTGAGGGCATGCTACCTATCTGCGAAGATATGATTAATAAAACTCGGATTTTGTTGAGCCTGTGGGATCCGGGTTTGGTGGAAGAGGCCTTGGGGTTCATCGAGGAGCACAAGTTGGTCCAAGCGGATGATTCGGGAGTTAGTGAAGATTTGAGCTTGGAGAGTGGGAGACCTAGTTTGGTGCTTTCCCCGTTCAAGCGAATAACTCAGCAGCTCACTTCGATGGACTTGAAAAGCCCGGAATTGGAGGATTTTGCCACGCCCTGCGTACACAAGACCATGGAAGAGCTTTGGAGGGTCCCCGGCAAAACAGAGAACAGTTTGCTTAACACTAGTGACGGGTTGCGCAGTCTTTGCTCCGAGATGAAGACTCCGGATGAGAGCAACTTTGTCATTTTCCCTGACGTGGAGGATTTAGAGTCCTCGGTGGACAGCGGGCAGCCGGAAAGTCTAACTGCTAATGGAGTTGGCACTGAGGGTGACGGAACTAAGTTATTTCTGGACACTAACGCTATGTGTAATTCGCCTTCGGCGAACTACTACAAGCCGACAGATGAACCGGAGCCTTGGGATATCACTCAGCTGAACATCGAGGCCAGCGTGATGTGTCTGGTGAGCAAAG TGAAGTTCCTATGTGGGCGCTGCGGCAGCCCTGCGGTCCGCCTAAAACAGCAGCAACCGTTGAAACGTCATACGGTTCGTAACGGTACCAACAAGTTCACAGATGGCCTGGACTTGGCCAAAATCAGCGACTGGGCCGCAGAGCTTCGCCCCAGCATGCGAAAGCTCCGCCAAGCGATGGACGGACTTCTGAAAACCGCCAGACTGACACACTCAGTGTTTCGTGTACAGGAAGACCCGAAATCTGCACAGCGCGTGTGCAACGTCCGTTACAGGCGCGACGTCTGTTTTTCCCAAGCACTGACCTCGTTGGTGAGCGGTCTTATGACGCGCCTGTGGTGTCACAAACCGGACCCGGCCTACGTCACCACTTTAAGTCAACTGGGGCCTTTGGCCCATTTTGAGGGCCTGCTCAGTTACTACGGCAATGAAATTGACATGTGGGGAGACATGTCCGTGGCCATCGAGGACTTGCGCACAGTACTTTTTATGCTGGTGCGCAGCCCTAGCCCGGCGACAGAACCGGTGCCCACCCCCAAAGTTTCGGGCACTCGAAACAGCCTCACGGTGACTCTTCCGGTTCCCGATACACTTCACAGCCTTCTCCCCGCGAGACAGTCTTGCAGCTTCCACGTGACCCCGGTGTTTTTCAATGTTGGCATCAACGAAATGGCCTCCATAGCCGAGAACATTGGAGCGACAAAGCCACAAGAGCGGTCCAACATCGACAATTTCGATAGGCTCTACGAGTACTTCCTCAGGTATCGAAAGATCAATCCCTTAAGGCAGAGCGAAAACTCGGCGAACGTACGACCGCTGGTGCAGCTGATGAACGAGTTGCGCATCGAAGTCCATAGCGGCAAAGCCAAAAACGTGGAAGTCCTTCGTTTATCGGCCCAAATTTGCCGATACATGAAAG GAGTTAGATTTACCAGTTGTAAAAGTGCCAAAGACAGGACTGGAATGTCGGTCACCTTGGAGCAATGCAGGATTTTATCTGAGGAATACCACTTGGCCGAGCACGAGTTTCAGAAGGCGCTGGACTGCATGAGAAG TGAGGGCTGCAGAAGGGAGAACACTATGAAAAACATCGGATCGCGCAAGTACGCGTTCAATTCCATGCAACTCCTCGCCTTCCCCAAGCAGTATAAACCGCCCCCCGGTACTTTCGGCTCGGCGCAAAGCTAG
- the LOC136349367 gene encoding uncharacterized protein, whose product MLKLALLVITLLFVLTPPLEAKKKPKQTTSITATVSHYVENIKEFLWTAWDSIWDLMPSMSEPKMGGAESIKKKKKKHKTSWNLSHYVRSVSENLNDIYDSVKNSLQMGRANTEQKDEDGDMSDAFFAELIAAEVVEKFTWGLVNIISSNFDNKS is encoded by the exons ATGCTGAAGCTGGCGCTACTCGTTATCACACTTCTCTTCGTGCTCACTCCG CCTCTGGAGGCCAAAAAGAAGCCCAAGCAAACGACCAGCATCACGGCGACGGTGTCGCACTACGTGGAAAACATCAAGGAGTTCCTCTGGACCGCCTGGGACTCCATTTGGGATTTGATGCCCTCGATGTCCGAACCGAAAATGGGGGGGGCCGAGAGCatcaagaagaagaagaagaagcaCAAGACGAGTTGGAATTTGAGCCATTACGTGCGCTCGGTCTCAGAGAACCTGAACGATATTTACGACTCCGTCAAGAATTCTTTGCAGATGGGCAGGGCGAATACCGAGCAGAAAGACGAGGATGGGGACATGTCGGATGCCTTTTTCGCCGAACTAATCGCCGCCGAAGTCGTCGAAAAGTTCACGTGGGGATTGGTCAACATCATAAGCagtaattttgataataaaagtTAA